In Turicibacter sanguinis, a genomic segment contains:
- a CDS encoding ABC transporter permease: MKIYTVISMFIVLVVYEYFSFSVGKPLILPSGESILMEIFTIIRGTTFIEIISVTVVRTLVTFVCILVLSLVVGILAGYYKVVAALLNPAMILLRTIPTVSLILILLIWFGRDLGPTIIVGLVIFPIIYELVVGSIKKVDSDLKDVCLLFGCTIFEKFFALYYPNLIYALSSGVQATLGLAFKVMVMAEVMAQSRIGIGQALNYEKTYLNMAGVFGWTIILILIVMIFDFLISMIMKFLLRKLE, translated from the coding sequence ATGAAAATATATACTGTTATTTCGATGTTTATTGTTTTAGTCGTTTATGAATATTTTTCATTTTCGGTTGGAAAACCATTAATTCTCCCATCTGGTGAATCTATTTTAATGGAGATTTTTACGATTATAAGAGGCACAACATTTATTGAAATTATTTCAGTCACAGTTGTTAGGACGCTTGTAACTTTTGTGTGTATTTTAGTTTTATCTTTAGTTGTTGGCATCTTAGCGGGTTATTATAAAGTAGTTGCGGCGTTGTTAAATCCGGCGATGATATTGCTCCGGACGATTCCGACGGTTTCATTAATTTTAATTCTCTTAATTTGGTTTGGTCGTGATTTAGGACCGACGATTATTGTGGGATTAGTTATTTTTCCTATTATTTATGAGTTGGTAGTCGGATCAATTAAAAAGGTAGATAGTGATTTGAAAGATGTGTGTCTATTATTTGGATGCACAATATTTGAAAAGTTTTTTGCGCTTTATTATCCTAATTTAATTTATGCTTTAAGTAGTGGTGTACAGGCAACGCTCGGTCTTGCTTTTAAGGTGATGGTAATGGCAGAAGTTATGGCTCAAAGTCGGATTGGAATTGGACAGGCACTTAATTATGAGAAGACGTATTTAAATATGGCTGGAGTTTTTGGATGGACGATTATTTTAATTTTGATTGTGATGATATTTGATTTTTTAATTAGTATGATAATGAAGTTTTTATTAAGAAAGTTAGAGTAA
- the yabQ gene encoding spore cortex biosynthesis protein YabQ codes for MSLNTQFALMIHAILYGIFIGITFDCVTIVKNQLFNKIVQIAWIILYWTIQIPLTFIYIYNVNEGIFHLYILLFLALGVILYYKFMRQNLHHDLEMLGESLFIVAKFIKKLVIILVISPIMFIYKLVSDIIIVFLRILKLIFYTPFAKLGIWFTKKKKVRRRGKKTNTNNETESKN; via the coding sequence ATGAGTCTAAATACACAATTCGCCTTAATGATTCATGCTATTTTGTACGGAATTTTTATTGGAATAACGTTTGATTGTGTGACGATTGTTAAGAATCAATTGTTTAACAAAATCGTCCAAATAGCATGGATTATTCTATATTGGACTATCCAAATCCCCCTCACATTCATATATATTTATAATGTTAATGAAGGTATTTTTCACCTGTACATATTACTTTTCTTAGCTTTGGGTGTTATTCTATATTATAAGTTTATGAGACAAAATCTGCATCATGACCTCGAAATGTTGGGAGAAAGCCTGTTTATTGTAGCAAAGTTCATTAAAAAATTGGTTATTATCCTAGTTATTTCACCCATTATGTTTATTTACAAGCTTGTTTCTGATATAATAATTGTGTTTCTTAGAATTTTAAAGCTTATATTTTACACTCCTTTTGCTAAGTTAGGAATTTGGTTTACGAAGAAAAAGAAGGTGAGACGACGTGGCAAGAAAACTAACACTAATAACGAAACAGAATCGAAAAATTAG
- a CDS encoding ABC transporter substrate-binding protein: MKKFLMMVMMCLLVMVTGCSSNPKTNEIVNEEPEVLEEVEKEEHPVEEVADDIEEVSINILVPSGSTAMAMAHLASELPELDEGVKCIVEPYVQGSDPLLAAFTSETANVIVAPTNLGATLYQKGVPYQLAATIVWGNLYLISSEPMTIEELSGKTITAFGQGSTPDIVLQTVLKEKGLLDSVEIEYLNSVTDVQSMFAAGEIEIAVIAEPSLSVLKTKVENANLVADFQEEWRTLYDVTSYPQASLFVHSDLIENNPGVVESLLAQVAASVNFANESPNEMAIEANATGLETPEAIIAASVPNSHLIFKTAKEAQDEINLYLEKLYEFDSKTIGGALPDDDFYYLENDK; encoded by the coding sequence ATGAAGAAGTTTTTAATGATGGTGATGATGTGTTTATTAGTAATGGTAACGGGATGTAGTTCAAATCCAAAGACTAATGAAATAGTAAATGAAGAACCAGAAGTTTTAGAGGAAGTAGAAAAAGAGGAACATCCAGTTGAAGAGGTAGCGGATGATATAGAAGAGGTTTCAATTAATATATTAGTACCAAGTGGTTCGACTGCTATGGCGATGGCTCATTTAGCAAGTGAGTTACCAGAACTTGATGAAGGAGTTAAATGTATTGTAGAGCCGTATGTTCAAGGTAGTGATCCGTTATTAGCGGCTTTTACTTCTGAGACAGCTAATGTGATTGTAGCGCCGACTAATTTAGGAGCAACGTTGTATCAGAAGGGGGTTCCTTATCAATTAGCAGCAACGATTGTTTGGGGGAATTTGTATTTAATCAGTAGTGAACCTATGACAATCGAGGAGTTGTCTGGTAAAACCATTACGGCGTTTGGTCAGGGAAGTACTCCTGATATTGTCTTACAAACGGTTCTTAAGGAAAAAGGATTGTTAGATTCAGTTGAGATTGAGTATTTGAATAGTGTGACTGATGTTCAGTCGATGTTTGCTGCGGGGGAAATTGAGATAGCGGTTATTGCGGAACCTTCTTTATCGGTTTTGAAGACGAAGGTTGAGAATGCTAATTTGGTAGCTGATTTTCAAGAAGAGTGGAGAACTCTTTATGATGTGACGTCTTATCCACAGGCGAGCCTTTTTGTTCACAGTGATTTAATTGAAAATAATCCAGGAGTTGTGGAGTCACTATTAGCACAGGTAGCGGCAAGCGTTAATTTTGCAAATGAGTCTCCGAATGAAATGGCGATTGAGGCTAATGCAACAGGGCTTGAAACGCCTGAAGCTATTATTGCCGCCTCTGTTCCTAATTCACATTTAATTTTTAAAACGGCTAAAGAGGCGCAGGATGAGATTAATTTATATTTAGAAAAACTTTATGAGTTTGATTCGAAAACGATAGGTGGAGCATTACCGGATGATGATTTTTATTATTTAGAAAATGATAAATAA
- the yabP gene encoding sporulation protein YabP, with the protein MNIYEKESYMKQKPSTLLGHHQVMMKERKLMDVTGITKLLSFDSELFTIDTTMGILTVRGMDLELKNLDLEKGELSIIGYITGYEYDDFQTVGEDSKGIFSKLFR; encoded by the coding sequence ATGAACATTTATGAGAAAGAATCGTACATGAAACAGAAGCCAAGCACTTTACTTGGTCACCACCAGGTTATGATGAAAGAACGTAAATTGATGGATGTGACAGGTATAACCAAGTTATTAAGTTTTGATAGTGAGTTGTTTACTATTGATACAACAATGGGGATTTTAACTGTTAGGGGAATGGATTTAGAATTGAAAAATCTTGATCTTGAAAAAGGAGAGCTATCGATTATTGGGTATATCACTGGATATGAATACGATGATTTTCAAACAGTGGGGGAAGACTCAAAAGGAATCTTTAGCAAATTATTTAGATGA